Proteins from one Ipomoea triloba cultivar NCNSP0323 chromosome 1, ASM357664v1 genomic window:
- the LOC116001318 gene encoding probable pectinesterase 29 isoform X2, translating to MLKNLVLFSLLFGLVVNGKRPHSTIHVDPSASSSSSNFTTIQSAIDSVPSNNSHWVCISIKHAIYKEKVTIPVDKQYIYLKGDGNKRASIVWGSSGSINSCPTFTSYADNIKVENLNFVNSYNYPPKKSGARRIKQAVAAMVTGDRTAFYHCNFSGVQDTLLDAMGRHYFKHCIIEGAIDFIFGAGQSIFEECRIVVNVGSSMGAGNIGCITAQGRSGANDSNAFVFKNCNVTGNGKAILGRPWRGYATVIFFNSSLSDIILPQGWDSWFYSGYV from the exons atgctgaAGAATCTCGTCCTCTTTTCCTTGCTTTTCGGATTGGTCGTCAATGGAAAACGACCACATTCCACCATCCATGTTGACCCCTCAGCCTCATCCTCATCCTCCAACTTCACAACCATCCAATCCGCCATAGATTCAGTCCCCTCCAACAACTCCCACTGGGTTTGCATTTCCATCAAGCATGCCATCTACAA GGAGAAGGTAACTATTCCGGTTGACAAGCAATATATTTATCTCAAGGGAGATGGTAATAAAAGAGCCAGCATTGTTTGGGGGAGCAGTGGTTCCATCAACTCATGCCCAACTTTTACATCCTATGCTGACAATATCAAAGTTGAAAACCTTAATTTTGTG AATTCTTATAATTATCCTCCCAAGAAGTCTGGTGCCCGCCGTATTAAACAGGCGGTGGCGGCCATGGTCACCGGCGACAGAACGGCGTTTTACCATTGCAATTTCTCCGGCGTGCAAGACACATTGTTGGATGCCATGGGCAGACACTATTTCAAGCATTGCATCATTGAAGGGGCCATCGACTTCATCTTTGGTGCTGGTCAGTCTATTTTTGAG GAGTGTAGAATAGTGGTGAATGTTGGATCATCAATGGGAGCAGGCAATATAGGGTGCATAACAGCACAAGGAAGGTCAGGTGCAAATGATAGCAATGCATTTGTTTTCAAGAACTGCAATGTGACTGGAAATGGCAAGGCAATCTTGGGAAGGCCATGGAGAGGTTATGCTACGGTCATATTTTTTAACTCCTCCCTCTCCGACATCATTCTTCCTCAAGGTTGGGATTCTTGGTTTTACAGTGGCTACGT